A window of the Cannabis sativa cultivar Pink pepper isolate KNU-18-1 chromosome X, ASM2916894v1, whole genome shotgun sequence genome harbors these coding sequences:
- the LOC115713612 gene encoding uncharacterized protein LOC115713612 gives MVLRELVPERQREETSRNRIRRVMRWDPLNNEFSKSEEGTADYDNNKFSDTCYLSCIGNVTGFEDAGVEVKWANGITSKVAPYEIVRVDKHDGAASISVDEEVEDLSEDMIEHDKQFSRDKKWIRLFQLWLMLAARNTYGRLLPFPFHKLPLVFSQT, from the exons ATGGTCTTGAGAGAGCTGGTTCCGGAAAGGCAAAGGGAGGAAACATCGAGAAATCGGATACGACGAGTGATGAGATGG GATCCTCTAAACAACGAGTTTTCCAAGAGTGAAGAGGGTACTGCAGACTATGATAATAACAAGTTTTCTGATACATGCTATCTGTCCTGCATTGGCAATGTGACGGGGTTCGAAGATGCTGGTGTGGAGGTGAAATGGGCTAATGGTATTACAAGCAAG GTTGCGCCTTATGAAATTGTTCGGGTGGATAAACATGATGGTGCAGCTTCAATCTCTGTGGATGAAGAAGTTGAGGACTTGAGCGAAGATATGATCGAACATGACAAACAATTTTCAAGAGacaaaaaatg GATTCGGTTATTTCAACTGTGGTTGATGTTGGCTGCAAGAAACACCTATGGGAGACTGCTTCCTTTTCCCTTCCACAAGCTGCCATTGGTTTTTTCACAAACGTAG
- the LOC115713590 gene encoding protein FAR1-RELATED SEQUENCE 5-like, whose translation MVGKEFLSIEQAEKFYFLYAKLIGFSVRKKLKRKNKSGVVNCRSWLCSSEGFRDEKYKHIENRKKEERDVTRVGCRATLKILLNKKTNTWFVKCFRVHHTHALAKSHEKPFVRSNRKLTEPVREVALLMKRAGIITSHIWQYLVEIYGGWEKVGCIKADLYRGLRNNFRNWDDCDTTTAMGYLQSKKGPDADFFYNHDVDEENRLTNLFWADGSMKVDYELFGDCLCFDATYKTNRYGKPLVILLGYNNHNRTCVFGFCLLQNEKWENYKWLLKTFLECMEGKMPKTVLTDGCLSMKKALNKVMPETVHRICSWHLLKNAIFHIHKTGFTKEFKKLIFRYYSNSEWEDNWKKLKDAYNLSNNIWFNEQYAMRHKWADTFLRGHFFGGPGQLEYASL comes from the exons ATGGTAGGTAAGGAATTCCTTTCAATAGAACAAGCTgagaagttttattttttatatgctAAATTAATAGGCTTTAGtgtgagaaaaaaattgaaaaggaaAAACAAGAGTGGTGTTGTAAATTGTAGAAGTTGGCTTTGTTCAAGTGAAGGCTTTAGAGATGAAAAGTATAAGCATATTGAAAATCGAAAAAAGGAAGAACGTGATGTGACAAGAGTGGGTTGTAGGGCTACCTTAAAAATACTTTTGAACAAAAAAACCAATACTTGGTTTGTTAAATGTTTTAGGGTTCATCATACTCATGCTCTAGCTAAGTCTCACGAAAAACCATTTGTTAGATCAAATAGAAAACTAACTGAACCTGTGAGGGAAGTAGCATTGTTGATGAAAAGGGCTGGAATAATAACTTCTCACATTTGGCAATATCTAGTAGAGATATATGGAGGTTGGGAAAAGGTGGGATGTATAAAAGCTGATTTATATAGaggtttgagaaacaactttagAAATTGGGATGATTGTGATACAACCACTGCCATGGGTTATCTTCAATCAAAGAAAGGTCCGGATGCAGACTTCTTTTACAACCATGATGTTGATGAAGAAAATAGGTTAACTAACTTATTTTGGGCTGATGGATCAATGAAAGTggattatgaattatttggagATTGTCTATGTTTTGATGCAACCTACAAAACTAATAG ATATGGAAAACCATTAGTAATTCTACTTGGGTACAATAACCACAACAGAACATGTGTATTTGGATTCTGTCTTCTTCAAAATGAGAAATGGGAAAATTATAAATGGCTTCTTAAGACATTCTTAGAGTGTATGGAGGGTAAGATGCCAAAAACAGTGTTGACCGATGGTTGTCTCTCTATGAAAAAAGCACTGAATAAGGTGATGCCTGAAACAGTTCATCGAATATGCTCATGGCATTTactaaaaaatgcaatttttcatATACATAAAACTGGATTCACCaaagaatttaagaaattgATCTTCag GTATTATTCAAATAGCGAATGGGAAGATAATTGGAAGAAATTGAAAGATGCTTACAACCTATCCAACAATATTTGGTTTAATGAACAATATGCTATGAGGCATAAGTGGGCAGATACATTTTTGCGGGGTCATTTTTTCGGTGGGCCAGGGCAACTGGAATATGCGAGTCTATGA